Genomic DNA from Candidatus Paceibacterota bacterium:
GCCCTGTAGGAGTCCAGAGCGTCTCGGTTGGTACTGTTGGTAACTTTAAAGCTTTAGAATCATTAAAAATAATGTTAAAATGAATTAACTATTTATGGAGAACTTTAACGATAAATTTTTACTTTCTTTTGAAAAAGAATTTAATATCAATTATCCAAAAATTAACTCTGCAACATATAAGAGTCTTGTTAATTATGCTTCTGATTTAGATTTACCAATACAAAGCTGGTATCGCTACAAGGAAGGATACTCGATTAAGCTAGTTGATCAAGTTCTTACTAAGTACAATGTAAAACAAGGCGACCTAATAGTCGACCCTTTTTGTGGTAGTGGAAGTACTCTTTTACAAGCCAAAATAAATAGATGTAACAGCATTGGTTTTGAGATAAATCCTTTTTCTGCATTTTTAGCAAAAGTAAAGACTCAAGATTATAAAAAACAAGATATTTTAATATTTAATGAAAATGTAATTGAACTTAAAAAAGTGACAAGTAAACAGAACGTTGATATTCCAAAACTTTCAACAATTGAACAACTTTTTGAAAAAAAAGCACTATTTTATCTTTTAACTTTAAAAGATAAAATTAATAAAATAAAAAATAAAAAAGTTTCTAATTTACTGATGCTCGCTTGGTTGGGTATTCTTGAAGAAGCATCAAATTATAAAAAAGCTGGTAATGGTTTAAAGTTCCGTAAAACTATTAAAAAAACACTTCGAGATCAGGAGTATGTAAGAAAAATATTCTTTAAGGCAATCGATAATATAAAAAATGATTTAGATTTTGCGGTTAAGATATCTAACAAGGTAGATACAGAGGTCATTGAAGACTCTTGTTTTAATTTAAATAAATACACAAAAAAAAATTCTATAAAAGGTGTTATTTTTTCACCCCCTTATGCTAATTGTTTTGACTATACAGAAATATATAAAGTAGAACTTTGGATGGGTTCTTTTGTAAAAGAATACTCTGATTTAAAAGTTTTACGAAAGAAAGGTATTAGATCTCATTTAAATGGATATGAAATAGAATCTAAGCTTGCAGTAAAAAGCGTTCCAGAGTTAGGAGCATTAGTGAAGGAACTTTCTTTAAAAAAACTTTGGGATAAAAGAATTCCAAAGATGATAGAAGCATACTTTAATGATATGTTTCGTTCAATGGCTGAAATATATAAAGGATTAAAAAAGAATGGGTTTTGTGTAATTATTGTTAGTAATTCTGCATATGGAGGAATAGTTATCCCAACTGATCTATTATTAGCAAAATTCGCTAAGCATTTAGGTTTTAAGGTTTCTTCAATTGATGTTGCTCGTAACATTATTACTAGTTCACAACAATACAAAGAAACCGAAAAATACCGTGGTTACTTAAGAGAAAGTATCATTTACTTGGAAAAAAAATAGAAATGGAAAAAGATGAAAAAGAGAAAATTATAGAAGTAACTAATATCCCAGCAAAACCAAAAGACGGGGATGTTTTTTTAATAAAAGCATTTGGTATTTCAAGTTTTACTCATGGCATTTTTAAGTACCCATGTAAATTCATACCACATATCCCACGTTGGTTTATAGAAAATTATGCTTCAACTGATACAAAAAAATATGGTGTAATAGATCCATTTATGGGTTCAGGAACAACTCTCGTAGAAGCTTCTTTGTTAGGTTATCCTAGTTATGGTATTGATATTGATCCATTAAGTAAATTATTGAGTAATGTTAAAACCACACCATTTTATGATAGAGAATTTTCTATTATTGATCAATTTATCTCTGATTATAAAATAACAATAAAAAAGCCTGATCAATTAAAAAATAAGATTGAGGAGTTTGTTCCTGATAGGGATTTAATTAATTACTGGTTTTCTGAGTCTACAATTAAAGATCTCGCACTTATTCGTTTTCTAATTCAAAAAAACTTTACTCAATTTAAGAATAAAAAGGTAAAAAACTTTCTTGAAATTGTATTGGCTTCTATAATACGAAAAGTTTCTAAGGCGGATAATCAATCACCTAAACCGTATATTTCAACTAAAATAAAAAAAGATCACGTTATTGTGTTTGATGAATTTTATAAAAACCTAATTAAGTATATAGATTCAATTAAGCAGTTTTCAGATGAATCAAAAGCAGAGGTAAAAATAATTGGATTTGACGCAAGAAGTGTTGATAAAAAATCTCTCTATTTTAATAAGGTTAGTTTAGCAATGACATCACCACCTTATATAAATGCCTTCGATTATGTTCGTTCCTTAAAGCTAGAAAACTTTTGGCTTGATGGTTTTAGTAAACAAAAGTTAGATGAACTTTATGATCATCAGATTGGCTCAGAAAAAGTAAAAACTTTAAAAGAAGTTCCTGCATATGGAATTAAAGAACTTGATTCTGTATTGGCTCAAATATATTTATTAGACAAAAAAAGAGCATGGATTACTTTTAAGTATTTTCAGGCAATGACAGAAAATCTAAAATCTATACATGATTCTCTTCAAAAAGGAGGATATTATTGCATAGTTGTAGGAAACAGTAAAATAAGAGGATTTGATGTTGATACAGCTAGTATTTTGTTAAAAATAGCAAAAGATGTAGGATATAAAAAGAAGCTTGTCTTTTCTTATATAATAAGAAATAGATACCTTCGTATCCCAAGATCTGGTCGAGGTGGATTTATCCCTAAAGACTATGTATTAGTTTTTGAAAAATAATTTTATGACACGAACAAGGAGTTTAGAAATTTGGCATATACCAAAGAGACAAAATATCCATCAAATTATTGGTTCTGTAGAAATCTTATCTCAAGATAGTTTTAATGGAAAATCTTGGACTTCAATGAAACAAGAAGCTTTTAATACTCTTCTTGGGAAACATGGCTTAACTAAAAGAGGTAGACCTTTATCTCCATCAGCAAGAAGAACATTAGAGGCCCTAATTAAATATTTAGGTTTTATTGTTATCGATAATTCCACAACACCTTCAACAATACATGTAACAAATGCAGGTTTTGAGCTAATAAAAAAACACGGTTCCGTTTTGGGTTTAGGAAAAAATTTAACTATTGTTTCTGGTAATGGAAAAGAAATTTTGGAATCTAAGGTTGTGGAACACCAAATGAATAAGTTGCAAATTACGAATCCTGTAATAAAGGAGGATTGTGTAAATATTCTTCTTTTCCCATTTCGTGTTACCTTAAAACTTTTATTAGAACTCGAATCCCTTTCGAAGGAAGAATTAGGATACATTGTTTTCTCAATGAAAAAGGAAGATGAGTATAAATTAATTATTGAAAAAATTAAAACTTTTAGACAACTACCAGAGAAACGAAGAAAAGCAGAAATTGATGCTTTTAAAAATACTGAGGTTGGTAATCTTACTTTAGTACAAGCACCTACCGCAGGTTACTATATTGGTCTTTGTGTTGCTACAGGTTTATGTGAAAGAAAATCTAGTGATTTATGTATAAAAGTAGATAAAAAAGAAGAAATACTTTTAATCCTTGAAAAATACAAAAATATTAGACCATTTGATTTTGGAGATAATTTAAGACTTTGGATTGAATATTTTGGTGATTTCAAAAGAATACGGCCACCATTACTTGTTAATGTTCACATTAACTTACCTGAAAAATGCTATGTTCGTGTTTATAACCACGAAAATAAAGAAACTTCTTCTGGTGTTGTTTCGGGTTCTTTATCCTTTGGCGCCGCTCTTTTTGAAAATGAAGAGTATAAATTTGATTTTTTTAGTTTTAGTGATGCAACACTTTTTTACTCTGAAAAGAAAAAAATTAAATCAGATACTATTAAATTTTTACTCCCCACGGTGAAAAAAGCTATACAAGGAGATGATACACAAGAAATATTAGAGAAGAAAATTTTAGAGCTTATAGCTAGTAAAGATTATGATTCTTTATATGGTCATCATATATCTATAGTTAGTTCAATTACCGGTAAGAATAATTTTAATACTGCCCAACTTAGGGGTGGCCGACTAGAATATTTATTTTTTAAATTACTTCAAAAGTATAAAGACTTAGGTAAAATCGATGATGTTATATGGAATGGTCGGGTTGATGAATTTGGAATTATGTATCCAGCATTGGGTGGTAAAGAAGGATATCCGGATGTATATTTTTTTATAAAACAAAATGTTTATGTTCTAGAACTTACAACAATAAGGGCTAATGCAATGCAGTGGTCTGCGGAAGGAGGTTCCGTGCACGATCACATAATGAACCTTCAAAAGAAAATCGGTACTCAGTATTTTACTCATGGTATTTTTTCTGCACCAACTATTGCACCAAGAATTGAGGGAATGTATAAACACATCGCTACAAAAGAAGATACTCCTCATCACACAATACCAATTGAAGCATTGATAAAGGAACTTAAAAAGTTGCCGAATATTTTTTAAGTCTTAAAAACAAAATGCCAAAAACAAAAAAACTTAAAAAACCGACTCCCTCAGAAATACAAAAAAGAAAAACAATTGAGTTAGGTGCTGAACGACTCGCTGAGATTTTTATATCACAAATTGACGAACAACACCTATCAAAAAATAAGGACTCGTCAGATTCAGCTGTTGGTAACTAAACTACACAAATCCTATGATCTAAGCTAGGATGGCAAGACCTCTAAAAAAGAGGTATAATCTCATTACAAATTAATAAAGTTGACCTAACCCCTAAAATCTTTAGGATATGGTCTTATGAAAACTCGCTACAAGATAAAGAACCCTTCGTCAGGGTACTTGTAGCGAGTCATAATCGGAAACGGTTATGGGTGGTCGAAAGACCATCGCCCGGCGGAGGGCTTTTTGTCTCTCTAGGCAACTAATAAAACTCGCTACAAAAAATGAAAACACAACAGAGTGTAATTCAAGATTTATTTCTTGAATATGGGCTACTCAATTCGGATCTCACAATCAACGAATTAAAAATTAAACCAATCTTGGCAAAATTAAAGAAGGGTCTAAAACAGTATTTAAGTATTCAGCGAAGCGTTAATATTACGGATACAAGCAAAGATATCTTGTTCCAAGAAATGTTTAGTAATTTTTATGGTTTTGATCGAAATAGAGATAGCGCTTGGAAAAAAGAATATTTTAATTTGTTTGAAACATTAAAAATAAAAGACAGAGATTTCAAGAAAACACTTGAAGGAGTGTATACAAAAACAAATAAAATAGAGCCGTCATTTTCCAGTAAGCTTTTAGCAACTCTTAATCCTGATTTACCTGTAATAGATAAGTGGATACTAAAAAATCTTTCTCTTGAAAAGGAATCTCAAAAAATAAGCAGACTGAAAGATGTATCAGAGCGACTTAATGAAACTGAAAATTTGTACAAAAAATTGTCAGAAATGTTTGAAGAATTTATAACCACAAAAGGTGCAGATAATTTATTTGATCGCTTTGTTTCTGAATATCCTTTCACTAATACAACACAAAATTCCAGCCTAACGAAAGCTAAGATGCTTGATCTCATACTTTGGCAATTACGAAGGAAATAATACCTTATTCCCAACTTTCTCTGGGTCTTTTGTTTCTTTCCCTTGCATTTTTTAAAATACTTTTCATAAGTGCATCTTTTTCTTTTTTTGCTTTTGGATTTGACAATCTTGTGACCTCTGCCTTTATTCTTTGTTTCATTTCTTGTTCTTTATTTTCTTTTTCGACAGCTACACGAATGCAAAGTTCACAGACTTCTGATTCATCATTGTGTTGATGTACGAAAAGTGGAGGAGGATCAATATTCCGCTTTGGAGCATATTTTGGATTATTGTTAATTAGATGAAATTTGATTGCTGGAAAGTATCCTTCCTTTAGTTTCTTTGCCAACCCCATTTCTGCAATTTCATCTATTTGAGACACTCCTGCTTTCATGGCAACATTCACTTCTCGTCTGAATTCAGGACTATCCTTCATCCATCGGTAAATTGTAGCCCTCGAAATACCCGTCTTTTTGGAGGCGAACGAGATCCATGGAGATTCACGAAGAATCTCCAAAAACTTTGATTTTTCATAATTATGTTTCATTTAAGATAATTTAATCCTTCTTTTACCAGTGAACTTCTCCCAGCGATTAATAATAACTTCTGTGTAGACTGGAGACTTCTCCATGACAAAACATCTACGTTTTAGCTTTATTGATGCAATTAACGTCGAACCTGATCCGCCAAATGGCTCAAGCACTAATTGATCCCTAGTCGTTAGAACTTTGATATATGGAATTAAGATTTCTAACGGTTTGGTTCCAAAGATAATGCCTTGTCCTGATGATTTTTCGTCAGCGGCAAGATGTTCAATATGATCTGTGGGACAATATTTTTTACCTTTACCATAGCTTTCCCATTGAGGACTGCCTGAGATAGCAAACAGAGCCGTATTATATTCATTCTCCAGTAATTCTTCCTCGATTTCAGTCTGCAAGCCCTCATGCTGTTCGCTAGTTGCCACCATCGCAATATCGTACTTCGAGAAAAATTTATGCTTACCCGCATATCCTTGGTTTCTGTTAGCAAGATGCCACACGAGCATATTTTTAACTTTCCAATACTTTTCCATTTCATTCCAAATGGTCCTGATATTTTTCCAGTTCTCATAACAAATAATGGAAAAATCTTCTGCTTGTACTTTATGCACATTCGCCATCCATAATTCAGTAAAATTATCAGGCAAGACATCAGTTTCAAGATATCGTCTATTTTTCTTTGCGCCAAATCCTTCAGTCGCTTTCCCTTGGCGGCTTTTTCCATGGAGATAATCTAAAATATATGGCGGATCAGTCATAACCATATCTATTTTATCTTCACCACAGAGCTTTAACATATCTGCTTCTACCGTACTATCGCCACACATAACTTTTGAACCATCTAAGTCATACACATCTCCTTTTTCAACAGTTATCTTTTCGATATTTAATTTTTCTAGCTCTTTGTTTAGGTCGAATTGTTCTTCCACTTTGTCTTCTTCAAAGATGCTGTCTATGTCCTCAGAAGTAAAACCGACATCTGCGAGGAATGCTTCGTCGAACTTAGCTAAAAGATTAAAGTCAAACTCTCCAGTATTTTTGTTAAGCCTGATATTTAGTTCTTTTTCTTTTTCGATATCAGGAATATTAATGTAGACAACTGGCACTTCTTCAATACCAAGTTCCTTGATCACAGACAATCTAAAGTGACCTCCGATAACAACATTTTTTCTTTCTTCGGCAGAATTCACAAGTAGTGGATCTACTATACCGAATTTTTTAATACTTTCTTTTAACTGACTCTCTGCTTCTTTATCCCATTTTCTAGGATTATATTCTGCAATCTTGAGTTCGCTTACAACCACATGCACTATTTTTATTTTTTCTGGCATATTTTTTTTAAGTTAAATTTAATAATGAGACAACAAAAAAACAGCTTGGTAGCTGCCTTTTCTTTTCAATAAAATATTAAATTTATTGATGAAGAATTGGCAACTTTTTGAAACACTAAACAGATTGTTTAGTCACAAGATTGCCAACTCCACACCAATTCCCTAATTTACGACTTCGGCCATTCGTTTACCTGAATGATAAGGTTATGCATTTAAATCGACCATTAAAACATAAGATACTTTTTGCCTCTTTAGCTTTGTAAAAAAGAGAATAAATATTTGTTGGGACAATGCACAACTCTTACTCTTTAAAGATAAAGAAAAGATTATTGCACATTGGTCTGCGTTATAAACTCAAAGAACTATTTTTAGTATATCAAGCGTAAATAGCTAGGCAAGGAAAAAAGTGGAAAACTTTTATAAATTTTCTATAATAAATACATGGAAAAGCATCTTAAAGACAAGCAATATTATATTGACCTTTACGACCGCCACACCGTTAAACGCTGTCGAGACCTCGTACGCACTCATTCAGAACCAATAAAAAATCCTCCACTGATTGAGGGCAAAAAACCAACACAGAAAATGGTTGATGCCATTTCAAAAATGGCTCTTGAGTGGAGTATGATGTTTCAAACAGGCGAAAGATATTTGAACAAAGAAGAGACAATCCGAAAATGGATGGATGCTGATAAAAGAAAAGACGAATTGTATGAAACAGCACAAGCACCAGAAAATATACGCTGTCTAACCTGTCGAAATCTTCTAAAACCAACATTTAAAAATCTATGGTCTGAAAATGGTAAAGAAGACAGAATGTTTTTTATGTATGATTGTCCAAATCAATGTTTACCAAGAAGAGCATTTTTCTCAGACGGCGAAGAATGGAGACCTAAGCCAAACCCTTGCCCAAACTGCAAAGCAAAACTCGATTGTAAAGATGCAAGTACTAAAGAAAAATTTATTACTGAATACACCTGCATAAATTCAGAATGCGGATATGTTAAAAAAAGTGAAATAGAAAGAAACGCAATAAAAGAAGAAGAGTTTGATGAGAAATTTACCGAAGATAGAGATCGTTTTTGTTTAACTGAGGAAGCAGGTAAAAAATGGCAAGAAGAAAAATGGCGACTAGAACAGCTTGGTAAATTTATGGATGAATGGAAAGAGGAAGAAAAACAAAGAGCAGAAAAATTAAAGGCAAATCCGAAAGGATTTCATCTTGAAGGTGCTGGTTATCGCTGTGCTATATGCGGTGATGGCACTCCCGAAGGTGATAATTGGTATGACGAATATGGCATAAAATGTTTGATCTGTCAGAAAGCAATCGATGAAGGAGAAATACCTGCATCTGTTGCAAAAGACAAAGATAGTTGGTATTCAAAATACGATATTGAAAGCAGGTTCGGTGTCAAAGGTCCAACGTTTTATAAGTGGGTAAGGAAAGGGATTATTAAACCAAGAATTATTACTCGTTACGGTAAGGGCGAACATTGTCATATTTTTATGGTTAAAGACAATAAAGATATCTTGCCACCCAAGAAGCTGACTGAATCACAAATGGGTAGAGAGACAAAAGATGGAAAAGAATTAAATTCAATGCATCCTTGGTATCATTTTACTCATTTAGTTGAAGAGGTGAAAAAGTATAAGATTATGGATTATATTAAACTTGTTCCTATGGAAGAAAATAAAAAATAGATGTACGTTATTTTTCCCATTCCTTAACATCAGGATGAAAATCTACTTGATATTCTGGGATACCTAAGGAAATACCATACTCCTTTGCCTTATTATATTCTTCAATACTATTTCTATTTATATAAAATACTTTATCTCTGAAAATAATATAGTGATGCGTTTTGTTTCTAAAATCAGCATACCAATTATGCTCTTTATCTAAAGATACACTAATCTCTTTAGCTATGGCTTCAGCTTCATTTTCTGGAATTAAAACAGTGTGCAACGTCCATTGTTTAACCCAAGGAGTTTTATGTTTTTCTGCAACAACACTGACTTTGGTTTCCAAAATCTGAACTTTCTTAAGCACTTCTTTGTTTTCTAAACTTTCTTCAATTATTACTCCACGATAATTATCCATAATTTTATTTATGCTTTTCTTTATACTCTTTATAAATTTCTATTATTTTTGGAACAGCAAAGGAACAATTTTCTGGAAGTTTTTCGGGGTCATACCAACCTGAATCAATTATTTCAAAATTATCAATTTTTACAAAAGAAGAATCTGTATGTAAATAAAAACATTTTACGATATTTTTCTTAAAATAACGTTCTGACGAATATTCTCCCATTTCAATTATATCTTGAGCTTTTATTCCTACTTCTTCTTCTAACTCTCTTAATCCTGCTTCTTTAAAAGATTCATATTTATCTACTCCACCCCCTGAGAATGTCCACCCCTTATGGGCATAACCAATTCTGACCATAAGAATTTTATTATTATTTTCAACTACTACTTTTACTCCGAGAGACTTTGGTCTAAAGATGAAACAATAAAATTTATAAACTGGATTTCTAAAAAAATAATAAAGTTTTTTAATTTTTTGTTTAAAATTCATATTATCTTATTTTGATATCATCTTTACCTCTCCAATTTATCTCAAAAGAGATTGAATGCTTGTTTGGAATTTTCCATTTAGAAAATCTAAAACAAAAAAATTGAAATTTATTTTCAGCAATCTTTCCAAATCCAAACCTATTCAAAGTAAGTTCTATATCTATAACCATTTTTTTACATTAAATTTATAATTTACCTAACTGGACAGCTTCAACAATTTCATTATGCAAAATACCATTTGAAACAATACATCCAAGTCCGTCTTGATCGTATCTTCTTTCTTCTCCATTTAGATCCGTAACCTTTCCTCCAGCTTCTTCTGTAATAATTTTTAATGAGGCAACATCATGAGCATCTTTTTTATAAAATACAGCTCCGGTATACTTTCCATTAGCAACTTGAACACCACCATAAATAAAAGAAGGGAGCTTCATGTATTTGCAACCCTTTTCAATTATTAATTTAATGAAGGGCAATGTTGAAAAACCAACCGTTTTTCCTTCAGCACCGATATTTAAATATGTATTTTTTAAAGTAGTCTCTTTTGAGACAAATATTTTTTGACCATTTCTATATGCTCCGCCCTCTTTATATGCCCAATATGTTATTTTCATTATTGGATCATATATTAAACCTAAAATAGGCTGACCATTTGATTGATCAACTAAAGCAATAGAAAAAACGAATATGGGTAAACCAACCGAAAAAGCCATGGTTCCATCTATTGGGTCACAGACCCAAATGTATTTAGAACCTCCTTTTCTGTCACTTTTTTCTTCACCATAAATACTATGTTCTGGGTAAGTTTCATTAATTCTTTTTATAACTAAATCGTTTATTTCTGTATCCGCTAAAGTTAATGGAGTGTTGTCTCCCTTCCAAGTGTTTTCTACTTCAAAACTAAAATATTTCAAAGCTATTTCTTCAGCTTCTTTGGCTAGTTTCTTTGCAAATTCTAAATATTGTTCCATGGATATTAATTTATTATTTTTTTTAATTCTTTTAAATCTAGTTCGGTTCTAGTATCAATAGAATTTCCATCTATTTGACCTGTTCCATTAATCCATATTTTTTCTGGAACAAATTTATAAACTCTCCTAGGATATGAAGTCAAAAACATAGCCACATCTTTCATTTTGTGCTTACTTCTCATATAGACACATTTTATACCAACTAAAATCTCAATAGGATTAGTTAATTCATAAGATTTACCTTGAAAGTATACTCCAATACCAGTACTGGCTGGTACGGTTGAATCATAGATTGTAGTAAAAGTATTTGGGTTATTTCTTATATTTATTGAATGTTGATTTTCTTTCCAAGATAACCAGTAGAAATTAAGTTCTTTATCATAGGCACAATACACTGGGCTATTCC
This window encodes:
- a CDS encoding DNA methyltransferase, whose product is MENFNDKFLLSFEKEFNINYPKINSATYKSLVNYASDLDLPIQSWYRYKEGYSIKLVDQVLTKYNVKQGDLIVDPFCGSGSTLLQAKINRCNSIGFEINPFSAFLAKVKTQDYKKQDILIFNENVIELKKVTSKQNVDIPKLSTIEQLFEKKALFYLLTLKDKINKIKNKKVSNLLMLAWLGILEEASNYKKAGNGLKFRKTIKKTLRDQEYVRKIFFKAIDNIKNDLDFAVKISNKVDTEVIEDSCFNLNKYTKKNSIKGVIFSPPYANCFDYTEIYKVELWMGSFVKEYSDLKVLRKKGIRSHLNGYEIESKLAVKSVPELGALVKELSLKKLWDKRIPKMIEAYFNDMFRSMAEIYKGLKKNGFCVIIVSNSAYGGIVIPTDLLLAKFAKHLGFKVSSIDVARNIITSSQQYKETEKYRGYLRESIIYLEKK
- a CDS encoding DNA methyltransferase yields the protein MEKDEKEKIIEVTNIPAKPKDGDVFLIKAFGISSFTHGIFKYPCKFIPHIPRWFIENYASTDTKKYGVIDPFMGSGTTLVEASLLGYPSYGIDIDPLSKLLSNVKTTPFYDREFSIIDQFISDYKITIKKPDQLKNKIEEFVPDRDLINYWFSESTIKDLALIRFLIQKNFTQFKNKKVKNFLEIVLASIIRKVSKADNQSPKPYISTKIKKDHVIVFDEFYKNLIKYIDSIKQFSDESKAEVKIIGFDARSVDKKSLYFNKVSLAMTSPPYINAFDYVRSLKLENFWLDGFSKQKLDELYDHQIGSEKVKTLKEVPAYGIKELDSVLAQIYLLDKKRAWITFKYFQAMTENLKSIHDSLQKGGYYCIVVGNSKIRGFDVDTASILLKIAKDVGYKKKLVFSYIIRNRYLRIPRSGRGGFIPKDYVLVFEK
- a CDS encoding AlwI family type II restriction endonuclease, with translation MKNNFMTRTRSLEIWHIPKRQNIHQIIGSVEILSQDSFNGKSWTSMKQEAFNTLLGKHGLTKRGRPLSPSARRTLEALIKYLGFIVIDNSTTPSTIHVTNAGFELIKKHGSVLGLGKNLTIVSGNGKEILESKVVEHQMNKLQITNPVIKEDCVNILLFPFRVTLKLLLELESLSKEELGYIVFSMKKEDEYKLIIEKIKTFRQLPEKRRKAEIDAFKNTEVGNLTLVQAPTAGYYIGLCVATGLCERKSSDLCIKVDKKEEILLILEKYKNIRPFDFGDNLRLWIEYFGDFKRIRPPLLVNVHINLPEKCYVRVYNHENKETSSGVVSGSLSFGAALFENEEYKFDFFSFSDATLFYSEKKKIKSDTIKFLLPTVKKAIQGDDTQEILEKKILELIASKDYDSLYGHHISIVSSITGKNNFNTAQLRGGRLEYLFFKLLQKYKDLGKIDDVIWNGRVDEFGIMYPALGGKEGYPDVYFFIKQNVYVLELTTIRANAMQWSAEGGSVHDHIMNLQKKIGTQYFTHGIFSAPTIAPRIEGMYKHIATKEDTPHHTIPIEALIKELKKLPNIF
- a CDS encoding AlpA family phage regulatory protein, whose protein sequence is MKHNYEKSKFLEILRESPWISFASKKTGISRATIYRWMKDSPEFRREVNVAMKAGVSQIDEIAEMGLAKKLKEGYFPAIKFHLINNNPKYAPKRNIDPPPLFVHQHNDESEVCELCIRVAVEKENKEQEMKQRIKAEVTRLSNPKAKKEKDALMKSILKNARERNKRPRESWE
- a CDS encoding DNA methyltransferase; its protein translation is MPEKIKIVHVVVSELKIAEYNPRKWDKEAESQLKESIKKFGIVDPLLVNSAEERKNVVIGGHFRLSVIKELGIEEVPVVYINIPDIEKEKELNIRLNKNTGEFDFNLLAKFDEAFLADVGFTSEDIDSIFEEDKVEEQFDLNKELEKLNIEKITVEKGDVYDLDGSKVMCGDSTVEADMLKLCGEDKIDMVMTDPPYILDYLHGKSRQGKATEGFGAKKNRRYLETDVLPDNFTELWMANVHKVQAEDFSIICYENWKNIRTIWNEMEKYWKVKNMLVWHLANRNQGYAGKHKFFSKYDIAMVATSEQHEGLQTEIEEELLENEYNTALFAISGSPQWESYGKGKKYCPTDHIEHLAADEKSSGQGIIFGTKPLEILIPYIKVLTTRDQLVLEPFGGSGSTLIASIKLKRRCFVMEKSPVYTEVIINRWEKFTGKRRIKLS
- a CDS encoding NUDIX domain-containing protein; translation: MNFKQKIKKLYYFFRNPVYKFYCFIFRPKSLGVKVVVENNNKILMVRIGYAHKGWTFSGGGVDKYESFKEAGLRELEEEVGIKAQDIIEMGEYSSERYFKKNIVKCFYLHTDSSFVKIDNFEIIDSGWYDPEKLPENCSFAVPKIIEIYKEYKEKHK
- a CDS encoding inositol monophosphatase; this translates as MEQYLEFAKKLAKEAEEIALKYFSFEVENTWKGDNTPLTLADTEINDLVIKRINETYPEHSIYGEEKSDRKGGSKYIWVCDPIDGTMAFSVGLPIFVFSIALVDQSNGQPILGLIYDPIMKITYWAYKEGGAYRNGQKIFVSKETTLKNTYLNIGAEGKTVGFSTLPFIKLIIEKGCKYMKLPSFIYGGVQVANGKYTGAVFYKKDAHDVASLKIITEEAGGKVTDLNGEERRYDQDGLGCIVSNGILHNEIVEAVQLGKL
- a CDS encoding pyridoxamine 5'-phosphate oxidase family protein, which produces MENLLKKSKEIIEKIEYLNSATITPEGLPWNSPVYCAYDKELNFYWLSWKENQHSINIRNNPNTFTTIYDSTVPASTGIGVYFQGKSYELTNPIEILVGIKCVYMRSKHKMKDVAMFLTSYPRRVYKFVPEKIWINGTGQIDGNSIDTRTELDLKELKKIIN